The following coding sequences lie in one Ostrea edulis chromosome 8, xbOstEdul1.1, whole genome shotgun sequence genomic window:
- the LOC130049550 gene encoding zinc finger protein 723-like, which produces MRTCDKLYKCDVCGKEFNHTGNFQRHMRTHTGDKPYQCDVCGRAFNQKGTLQTHMRTHTGDAPYQCDVCGKAFIGTGGLTRHIRTHTGDKPFQCDVCGKAFSQTGHLQTHKRTHTGDKLYKCDVCGKVFSVPGNLQTHMMIHTGDKPYKCDVCGKAFNRTGNLHIHMRTHTGDKPYKCGVCGKAFSQTGSLHTHMRKHTGDKSYKCNVCEKMYYQKGTLQIHMKTHTGENT; this is translated from the coding sequence ATGCGAACTTGTGATAAACTTTATAAATGTGATGTTTGTGGGAAAGAATTCAATCACACGGGAAACTTTCAGAGACATATGAGAacacatactggtgataaaccttatcaatgtgatgtctgtgggaGGGCATTCAATCAGAAAGGAACATTACAGACACACATGAGGACACACACTGGTGATGCACCTTATCAGTGTGATGTCTGTGGGAAGGCATTCATTGGGACGGGGGGCTTAACGAGACACATAAGGACACATACTGGCGATAAACCTTTTcaatgtgatgtctgtgggaaGGCTTTCAGTCAAACAGGACATTTACAGACACACAAGAGgacacatactggtgataaacTTTACAAATGTGATGTTTGTGGGAAAGTGTTCAGTGTACCAGGAAACTTACAAACACACATGATGATacatactggtgataaaccttataaatgtgatgtctgtgggaaGGCATTCAATAGGACAGGAAACTTGCATATACACATGAGAACACACACTGGTGATAAACCTTATAAATGTGGTGTTTGTGGGAAGGCGTTCAGTCAGACAGGAAGCTTGCATACACACATGAGAAAACACACTGgtgataaatcttataaatgTAATGTCTGTGAGAAGATGTATTATCAAAAGGGAACATTACAGATACACATGAAGACACATACTGGTGAAAACACTTAG
- the LOC125662759 gene encoding zinc finger protein 235-like isoform X1: protein MPTGDKPHKCDVCGKAFSRTGHLQAHMRTHTGDKPYKCDVCGKAFSHAFVLHRHKSTHTGDKPYQCDVCEKTFSQMGQLQRHMRTHTGEKPYKCDVCGKVYREKGTLQTHMRTHTGEKPYKCDVCGKRFNQKGTLQKHMRTHTGEKPYKCDVCGKAFGRAEALGRHVGTHTDDKPYQCDVCGKTFNRKEHSLTHMRIHTGEKPYVCDMCGKAFTQKGELHQHMRTHTFEKPYKCDVCGKAFSHGVLLQKHIRTHTGDKSYKCDVCGKLFNRKGTLQIHMRTHTGDKPFKCDVCGKAFSHAFVLQGHMRTHTGDKPYQCGVCGKAFRWIKTVKRHMGTHTGDKPYECEVCGKAFNQKGRLHTHLKIHTGD from the coding sequence ATGCCTACTGGTGATAAACCTCataaatgtgatgtctgtgggaaGGCGTTCAGTCGGACAGGACATTTACAGGCACACATGAGGACACATACCGGTGATAAACCTTacaaatgtgatgtctgtgggaaGGCATTTAGTCATGCATTTGTATTACACAGACACAAGAGCACTcatactggtgataaaccttaTCAATGTGATGTCTGTGAAAAGACATTCAGTCAGATGGGACAATTACAGAGACACATGAGGACACATACTGGTGAAAAaccttataaatgtgatgtctgtgggaaGGTGTATCGTGAGAAAGGAACCTTACAGACACACATGAGAACACATACGGGTGAAAAACCGtataaatgtgatgtctgtgggaaGAGGTTTAATCAAAAGGGAACTTTGCAGAAACACATGAGGACACATACTGGTGAAAAaccttataaatgtgatgtaTGTGGGAAGGCATTCGGTCGTGCAGAAGCATTAGGGAGGCACGTGGGGACACATACTGATGATAAACCTTATcaatgtgatgtctgtgggaaAACATTTAATCGGAAAGAACACTCACTTACACACATGAGGATACACACTGGCGAGAAGCCTTATGTATGTGATATGTGTGGGAAAGCATTTACGCAAAAAGGAGAATTACACCAACACATGAGGACACATACTTTTGAAAAaccttataaatgtgatgtctgtggaaAGGCATTTAGTCATGGAGTATTATTACAGAAACACATTAGAACACACACTGgtgataaatcttataaatgtgatgtctgtgggaaGTTGTTTAATCGAAAGGGAACTTTACAGATCCACATGAGGACACATACCGGTGATAAACCTTTTAAATGCGACGTCTGTGGAAAGGCATTCAGTCATGCATTTGTATTACAGGGACACATGAGgacacatactggtgataaaccttaTCAATGTGGGGTATGTGGGAAAGCATTCAGATGGATAAAAACTGTAAAGAGACACATGGGgacacatactggtgataaaccttaTGAATGTGAAGTCTGTGGGAAGGCGTTTAATCAGAAGGGAAGATTGCATACACATCTAAAGATACACACTGGTGATTAA